A window of Nicotiana sylvestris chromosome 8, ASM39365v2, whole genome shotgun sequence genomic DNA:
GTATTAACTAACTCCGCCCTTCAAGGCTTGGACATATGAGACGAAATCACCAAATATTTTTGCCTCCGCTAAAATTTGAATCTGAGATTTTATGATTTTCAACCACTTTATTGACCACTAAACCATACACTTCACTGCCATATGTATGGTGTAAATTCACCTTTCCTTGTCAAAAAGTGGTACATGCCAGCAATCTAATAGGTATATTGTACAAGATGCCTTGAAATTTATAGACTAGAAAATAAGTAAAATACTAAGCTTTTCAAAggaatttttttaatttcttccccTTCTCCTCTctctcggggggggggggggcaggggCAGAGGCAGAGGCAGGTAAGGGGTAGGTTTTAATGAGATATTGTAACAACTGTTTGAGTAGCTGGAGTTAATGAGAGGAATAAAACTTACCACTATTTTTCCAGTGGACTCCTCCCCCAACAACGTTAAACTCTTGAGTTTGAGGTCACTGCATTTACCAAGTATTGTTCTTATTTTTGTGTTTCAACCAACCGCTTTTCATTATATTTAATGCAATAATTTGTTGGCAGTGAGTAGTTCTTTACTTAGCTTCTTCCATCTCCTATTCTTTTCAGGGGTCCCAATTTGAAAAAGGACAATCTAAATAAGTCATCAAAATTCCTGGTAGTCTAATTTCCTTTGTCACTAGCTAGTACAACTCAACTGCCAACCAATAAGGTGTAGAGCCATAGAATCAGACAAGTATGACCAAAATTGACCACAGAAAAATGAAGGGCTGGAACAAGGACCAAATAGCTAATCCACTATTTGACTTCTAAACTAAGATCCTGAAACAAACTAATTATCGACGCACGAAATATAAATATTATTGGATAAATATTAGACAACTCATAATATGACGAGTTCAAGTAGCAATTTAAGATGCATTTAAACAAATGAGACCCCCGCGATAGTTTCTACTCCTACTTCTAAGAAAGTAGGAAGTCGAAAGTAGTACAATGTACCCTTTTCCAAGGCCAAGATCGTCATACTTTGGTTATGCTTTTCCTAGCTAATATTGTCAGTTTGTGTGAGACAATTTAAAATTTGTGGacaaaattaatgacacaagagTCAGTGAGCAGCTAATGACAATTAGTTGGCAGATTGACTGTTGAAATTAAGTGGGTGAGCCAGGCGGAGGTGGTACGTAATTGCAAGTTCTGATCATGAGCAATATTAATGGCGGTGAAACTTTATCCTACTTGCTCTAAAAGGAATGACGAAActtaatatattatattattatccaAATTCCAAGCCTACCCCAGTGCTCCTTTGGTAGTAATAACCAAACTGAAGTCGAACTTCTTCAACTCGCTCAGTAATTTCACATACGGTACGACAGTTCGTGAATTCATAAACGTCAGTGCAAACATTAGAAAAGTTTAACTTTTATGTACCGACAATATTAAAAACGACTCATTTCCTATGACGGGCATGGATTAGAACCCACAAAAAATAGTAGGTGACCACTGACCAGTTACAACCAGTAAAACTACGTACACTAATAGTTAAGTGACCGATTACAACCAATAAAACTACACTAATAAGTATACATAAGTTTATAACTATATTGGAAGGAATGGTTGCACGACAAAATAATCGGTGGTTGAAACACCAGTGACTGATTTGTACCATGATATGGCTGATTTGTACAAAATAATCGGTGGTTGAAACACCAGTGACTAATTGTAACCTAATCACAATTACGCTGACAACATTATTAGAACAACCAAACAGCAAATACCTATAGGGCAGAGTAGCAGTTTCTAAGCACGCAATTTCCATACAGGACAAACAGCAGACATTAAACAATAAGAACCCAATTAAGATAAAGAAATCAATGAACTAATTACTAACCGAAAATTTACAGCAATATTACACATGGGGCAAAACAAAAGTACCTAAAGAAAACAAAATCAATTATTAAACCAGAAAGGGAGGAGGCCTGAAAAGAATTGAGGGCAATGATGCTTCTGCAGTCGAGAATGTTTTCAAAATACAGAAGACTGCTCAGTAAAGAGAATTGTAGGTGTAACAGGTTGCAACAATGGAAGCTACACAAATCAAAAGGGAAGGAAGAAGAGTAACATTCAAGAGCCTACTCTGTCCCAAATACCCAGCAAGAGTTATGGTTGCATCTGCAATCACCCGAGCAATTGTGCCAGCTTCTGTTGACAAGAGACCCCCATTGTAGGTTCCACGAGAAAGCCTGGATGACATGACTCGAGAGAGGAGTGATAAATTCACACCTATATTCATCAGCGAAGTCATAGAGTGATTTAGAATGCAAGCAGTAAAAGAAGcaaccaaaaaaacaaaataaataaagaacacagtTATCATCCACAAGATTAGTATCTGTCCAAGTTTATTATGCTAAAGACTTCGGCTTAACCAATTCGAGACTGGTTAAGAAAGCTATATTCAGCAGGATTAGGCTTATCACCACAGGATCACATCATGAAAGGTGACCAGCACCTTTTTTTCCATCAATTACTCCCTGTGTGTCTGTCACTTCCACTTGATAGTCCTCTTTCTATTATAAGAAATGTGGTCTTAACCTACTTTAAAAGAGCCCCCACGGCCAAAAAGAGACCTCAAAAAACAATTTTCTAGGAGTACATTCTTTTTAGGAGTAAGCAAATATAAACAGCCATACGTCACTCAGTAACGGATCCATTTATCCAAGATATGCTGCGGTAAACCTAGTTTCTGAAATCATGGACTTTAGTTTGTGACATGTAGATAAGCATGTCAAGTGAGTTTAAAAACATCATCTTTGAATTAGTTCACATAGAAGGGAAAAGGAAAGCTACTGATACAAATATTGAGAGAACCTAGAATATTAAGAGGCCACTCTACCATTAGCCACCCCGGATGCAACATACCATCCATCTATGGTCTAAAACATCTTCGACCACAGATATATGCGTTAGATATGGGCATGGTGCCCCTCACCGCAGCTGTCATATAATGCTAAATCGGTACCATGCAAAGCTGGCTATTTGGAACCTACAGTATTTCCTTTTGCCTGAATTTTTCTTCGCTTGAGCAGAGCTACTAACCTATTGCTTTATCATATTGATAGGTTCAGATGAGAAGTAAGTTTCTTAAAGGGGAAAAAAGAATGGGACAGAGAGGTCTTACCTTCTAATACTTCAGCAGCTACAAACATTATGAGCCCGGAAATAACATATTGTGGAACAGAATATGAGATTACAACTTGAAAGCTCCCAAGTATACCAAGAAAAACCATGATTTCAGATGCCAACAAAATTTGCCTGAAAACAGAAGAAATCTATCATCAAATTCTGATAGCAAAGGTTCAACACGATAGTAGCGAATTATCACATGCTTGATCTTGAATTGATTATTCTGCTTTTTGGTAATTAGATGCATCAATTTTCAAGAACTGAATCGAAGTTTTAGTAGCACAGCATTATACATGGATTGATTAGCAGAAGACATGAAGTTTAGAAGCAGAGCCACAACAAATAGCTATCTGTGCATGAGCATACAGAGCACAAGGAATTCAATGCACTAGTAAACATGAAGGCCAAAAGAGAAACTAATGCACTTACGAATCCCTCTGATAATAGTAAATACTACAGACTCACAGCCTCCTTATGCAAGTGAAGGAAAGTTATTCTATTACTCATTGTAATATCCATCAATATGAGCAACAAAACTTCATATACAggaaaactttagaaaatttaGCTCCCTGTCCAAAAAGTAAGCATCCAAAGCATGTTCTTGTGCAAAAGAAGATACCTGTCTTCGAACATGTTACTTATGTAGCTCCCAACAACAACATTTATCGGAAGTACCGTGAGGCCAAGACATGCAAGAAAAATTGCCACGGTTCCCGTTGACCAGCCAAAGTAATATGACGTAACGACACTGGATTCTGAAAGTAAAATCTCCATTGCATATTTCAGCATAAAGTAGATTAGTAATTGAACCTGGAAAGATGAAAGAGTCGTGTCACTGGCCATTTAAATATAAATCTTTCTTAAAGCATAATCAAGTTATATTATGCTTCTTTTTTTCATATGCATACAGAGAGTGAtccatctttcatttttcctctcctttgctttgtttctttttctcttgAGTACTGTGAGAAGGCAATGCCCAATTAGACATAAAGTTATCTGCACTTCCACATCTGTACCTGACCCCAGCAGCACCAAAAGAGCACAAATTTATGTGCTTTGATTTATACTGTACACATCCCTCCAACAACATGAATTCCCATTAAAGGAATTGCTTCTAAGCAGTATGTTAATACGAAGTGGAAATGTACATGCATAATGAGATAATAGTAGTAGGACCTCTGGCTTATTAGGTCACCAATGCCAACAGATGCTTAACTACTTGCAAAGCTCTGATTTTGATGGAAATTACTTGGAGTATCAAGACACTGATCCTCATTAGTTGTGTGTTGATTTCTAGTAAGGTACTTATGTACTACACCATTACTTTCAATAAGCAAACCACCATTATTAACCTCCACCAATATTATAGGAATATTATGATCAGCAACAGTTCATGTCCTCCTCACCCTGTCCTTTTTCTTTGACGTCATTATCCATCTCGTTAATGAGAGGAAGAATTTCGAAGTCCAAGCAACATAAGGAAACAAGGTGTAGGAAACACACACCATGGCTGGACTTCCACGGAACAAATAGCCATTAAGCATGGATGCGAGTAATATCATTGACCCATTTCTCAATAGACTCTACTCACATGTTGATAATACAAACAACAAGGTCAGAGTTGACAACTTACCTTCACAGAAGGAGTAAGTAATCTGTATGCTTCTGCTATAGAGTTCGCCGGCTTACGAGACTCCTCAGGAGCTTCTTCACTCCCATCATATTCTTGGTCATTCTCATCATCTTGTTGATTCTCTTCCGCTTTTAAGAGCAACGGTTGCGTAACGCCCTTCTCAAGGGCATCATTTTCTACTGGTATAAAAGAAAAGGATCAGCATCAGACTGTATTTAGATAAACACTCCACCTCTTCCATTTTGTATGACATAGAACTTTTTCTTCTGGGTGGTTTAAAATAATGTGATGCACTTGCACAAAGAATAAAACACATCTATAAGTTTTAAAATCATAATATGATGTTTCTTGTTACACCAACTTCATTCACGTACTCCCAATTTCTAGTTCAGCATTCTTTTCGATGATAGAAATTTAGTAAGTCAAATGAGCTTCTTAATTTCCATTCAGTGTTAAACTATTACACATAAAAGTATAAGTTAGTGCACCTTAATATACACTAAAGAGCATTTGCGCAAGGTTCCATTAAAGAGTTGAGTGCGGAATTTCTCATTTCCCATTTTGGGACTTCAAAACAGAAGTTGGAGAAGTACATATAACTACGTCGTACCCCTATGTCTCTGATTCAAtcttattgtattatttttggatGTTCTTGCAGTAAATATGGTATTTGTAAATGTTAAAGACAATGTCTACTTATGTAATAGAACTTCTACTATTATCCATTCGTTAATCATTCTGAACATAATACGGTATCAAAAGAAATAGTTTTTCAATCTTTTTTCTAATTCTCAAGTGGACTAATTTATACTCTGCATTTCCCTCACTCAGCATTGCGTAAAAGACACAATCTACTCTCATCCGATTTGTGGTTTATCAAGCTACAACAGTTAAAAAACTTTGATGTACGTGGCTAAATAACAATGTGAGGTCTACACAAATAGAAAAGTTGGGCTCAAAAAGTGGTCTTATTGGCTGTCCACAAGCTAATGACACAATAAAAAGACAATGAATTTAGCACCTCGACAAGTGATTATCAATGCAACAGGATTTTCAGATAGATATTCATTCAACCTGGACGACATTAACCCATCCCAAGAGCATTATATATTTGTACACTTCATCTCACCATAACCTACAAGGAAGCTATTTCAATAATGGCATTGCTGTAAACGTTTTGCACCATGTTTGGAGTTTAACTGATACCTGTCCAGTTGAAGCATAGAGCATGGAGGGAAAAGGAGAGTGGACATGTGCTAATTAATGCTATATACCCATACCATGCAACAAAAAGTTCAACGTACCACTATTAGATTCTTGAGGACCATTGTTCACTTCTGTCTCATTAGCAGGTTCTCTAAATGAGATCCACAGCCATATCAAATAGATTAACCATGCAAAAGCCATGAGCCAACCAGGCAAAGTATCTTGATTGAAGGTCAACTTGTAAATCTTAAAATTAGTTTGGAGTAACCCAGCAAGTGCAGGACCACATGCCATTCCAAGAGCGCTAGCACTGACAAATCCTGCTGACGCCTGCATCCGGATTCTAAGGGGCACGCAATCACTGATGTAACGTCGGTTCACTGCTCTGGCAGAACCCAAACTGCAAATCAAAGACACAAAAGGGGAAAGCACCTTCCTGTCAACTTAATATTCAGGTGCAAGTTACCGTTTCAACATCAGAATGAACCTCAACAAAACAGAAGTAGGAATGAAATGAATGTGGTATGAAGATGAGCAAGCAAATGGTTTACTGACTTCAACTAATATCATTCATTTGACTTCTTTACTCACGTGATCTCGATATTCCAGACTGAAGGTGGTTGTTTACCTGGTCCCCGAAGTAATGTTTTATTTCCAACGACACACAAGAATCAACTGATTAGCCTAGCTTGCAATATATAATTCTATGCTGTTAAATTATTAAACATGCAAATTTGTTTAAAGTCCTCATATCACACTCCAAAATCAATTCAGCAAAATCCTCATCTTTGATATCACTGAAGATTATCTGTCTAAAAGGTATTAAATTCTTCTCTACACACCCTACCATCACCCCTAAAATATAGCAAAGAAATATCTAAAATACTCATCATAGATATCCATGTGCGTGCAACACATGCACAGATGCACACATTtgggaagagagagagagagagagagagagaaagagaccTACCCACAACATAATCGGCCAATAAGGAGAACTGGTATCGAATTGAGATCATAAGCCAATGCATACATGACATTCCCCACAAAGAGAGCTATACTGCTAAATACCAGAGGTCTGAAATAAGATCTGTTTGACCAAGCACTAAAATACACAGAGGAAAAGATCTGCGCAACAGCCATGGCTCCAATCACAATCCCACAAACTGTTGCAGCAGCACCAAGGCTCATAGAATAATTATCTGCTGTTGGAACAATAATATATGTATTGACCATATAAAGGAAGGTATTTGCCAAGTTCAAGAGAAGTGACATAAAATGGTATCTCTGATCATCAACTTGTTCCTCAACGGGAGTAGGGAACTCTTCTTGCATGATAAGTGCATGTTGGGCCAAAAAGTTAAGGAAGTTTGTTGAATGGCTTAATCTATCAACAGCTGCTTTCATTGAGTCAACAACAGAATCCTGCAAAACAATTTAATGCCATATAAGAATACAGTAGAGGAAGTCTCGAAATTATTTGATATCAAGAAACTGTGATGCACAAAGGATTATGAAATCAGCACAAGACAAAAAGATTATAGGATGTAGAGAAAAACCTGGAGTGGAAGAGAAGGCTGGTCATAAATTGACAAGTAGCTTCCTTGACGGTCCTGAAGGTCTGCAAGATTACGAGATATTGCACCAACAACTGCCCCTAGTCCCTGCAATCACCATTCATGATCAGCGAAGGCCACCTTCACCAGTGAGATTTTTCTCTTGGACAAGTCTATCAAATTTCTGAAGGAAATTCACTTTTCTCATCACAAATCAGAAGGTTCGATATTTTTTTGTgtctaactcttttttttttcgtaCTTCTCATTAAAAATGCCAACTAGACAGTAAACCAATAGTAGTATAGTAGTCAAAGAAGTAGTTGATGCTATAGAAGGAACAGTCTTGTTATTACTagtagaagaagatgaaaagaaTGCAGTAGCTATTTGAGTTTAGCATATTACCACATGCTTGAAAACTTGCTGAAGTTGGGAATAAGGATGATTAGCCCGGGTTTTGACATAATAATCAGTGAATTTATACCCAAAACGTTTGTCAAACTTCTTGAGTATCTTCCGCAGCCCAATGGCATTTATTTCAACGAAAAAGAGAAGCTTCAGAAGATCACGTCCCACATCTCTATAAGCTTCTCGTAGCTCAGTTATTTTGGATATATCAGGCTGCTCTTGAAGAGAATCTTGCAGCTTATTAAGTTCAGTTATCCTGCTTGCCAGCACTCCTTGTTGTTCCAACAAAAACAGAACAATTCTTTCAATCTGCAAGATGAAGAAAATTACACAGGCTTTCACTTTTTTTTCTACTTAAGTATAGATGAGTGTGACAGAATGTTTCTTCCCTATAAGGGACATCCTTTTAACCAATCAATACATGAATAAGGTATTAGCACATAGACAAAATTAGGCTAATTCCTGAAGACCACCTTTGACAGTTGACCTATCCAAATCCCTGTTTGGaatacagagagagagagagagagatgacgCAATACACAGAAGAAAGAAATAAACATGGAAGAAGAAGGCATGGATAGAATCATCACTGCCTCCTAGGAAGAGGAGATTAAAAACAAATGAGGGTTCTATAACATGCTAATTTTTGAGAGACTGAATAATACCTTTCTAAGAAACTTGGAAAATAGTCAGTATTTTGGAGAAGGGCTGCCTGTTTTTTCGTTATAACATACTTGCAGCTATTACTTACCGGTTTCAAATTGAAGTAGGAATAGATATCACTTCAAGAAAGATCATCACACTTTTTAAAAGAATAACAAGGAATGTACTGGCGAGCCTCATAACTTACTCTTAACAATAAAAACTGTTAGGAAAATATCTGACAGTAAAGATCAACAAACCAACTCTAACATGATTTAGCTGATATGCACGTAAAGGATGCTAGTGCACAATCGTCATATTCTTACCTGATTGTCCAGCATCCGTGAGAAATCCTTAAGAACATGTCGACGATCTAGTGCTCCAGCTTTGATTTGGTTACCATACTGCTTAACCTTTTTCTTCATTAATTTGTAGTTGATGTAATATCTGGAAAGTCCAAAATAAAGCTCTTCAAGTATACAAAAAACAATCAATTCTGACAACACAATCAAAATATGTCTGCGGATTCAA
This region includes:
- the LOC104239592 gene encoding SPX domain-containing membrane protein At4g22990-like isoform X1, with the protein product MVAFGKKLKDRQIQEWQGYYINYKLMKKKVKQYGNQIKAGALDRRHVLKDFSRMLDNQIERIVLFLLEQQGVLASRITELNKLQDSLQEQPDISKITELREAYRDVGRDLLKLLFFVEINAIGLRKILKKFDKRFGYKFTDYYVKTRANHPYSQLQQVFKHVGLGAVVGAISRNLADLQDRQGSYLSIYDQPSLPLQDSVVDSMKAAVDRLSHSTNFLNFLAQHALIMQEEFPTPVEEQVDDQRYHFMSLLLNLANTFLYMVNTYIIVPTADNYSMSLGAAATVCGIVIGAMAVAQIFSSVYFSAWSNRSYFRPLVFSSIALFVGNVMYALAYDLNSIPVLLIGRLCCGLGSARAVNRRYISDCVPLRIRMQASAGFVSASALGMACGPALAGLLQTNFKIYKLTFNQDTLPGWLMAFAWLIYLIWLWISFREPANETEVNNGPQESNSVENDALEKGVTQPLLLKAEENQQDDENDQEYDGSEEAPEESRKPANSIAEAYRLLTPSVKVQLLIYFMLKYAMEILLSESSVVTSYYFGWSTGTVAIFLACLGLTVLPINVVVGSYISNMFEDRQILLASEIMVFLGILGSFQVVISYSVPQYVISGLIMFVAAEVLEGVNLSLLSRVMSSRLSRGTYNGGLLSTEAGTIARVIADATITLAGYLGQSRLLNVTLLPSLLICVASIVATCYTYNSLY
- the LOC104239592 gene encoding SPX domain-containing membrane protein At4g22990-like isoform X2, whose translation is MVAFGKKLKDRQIQEWQGYYINYKLMKKKVKQYGNQIKAGALDRRHVLKDFSRMLDNQIERIVLFLLEQQGVLASRITELNKLQDSLQEQPDISKITELREAYRDVGRDLLKLLFFVEINAIGLRKILKKFDKRFGYKFTDYYVKTRANHPYSQLQQVFKHVGLGAVVGAISRNLADLQDRQGSYLSIYDQPSLPLQDSVVDSMKAAVDRLSHSTNFLNFLAQHALIMQEEFPTPVEEQVDDQRYHFMSLLLNLANTFLYMVNTYIIVPTADNYSMSLGAAATVCGIVIGAMAVAQIFSSVYFSAWSNRSYFRPLVFSSIALFVGNVMYALAYDLNSIPVLLIGRLCCGLGSARAVNRRYISDCVPLRIRMQASAGFVSASALGMACGPALAGLLQTNFKIYKLTFNQDTLPGWLMAFAWLIYLIWLWISFREPANETEVNNGPQESNSENDALEKGVTQPLLLKAEENQQDDENDQEYDGSEEAPEESRKPANSIAEAYRLLTPSVKVQLLIYFMLKYAMEILLSESSVVTSYYFGWSTGTVAIFLACLGLTVLPINVVVGSYISNMFEDRQILLASEIMVFLGILGSFQVVISYSVPQYVISGLIMFVAAEVLEGVNLSLLSRVMSSRLSRGTYNGGLLSTEAGTIARVIADATITLAGYLGQSRLLNVTLLPSLLICVASIVATCYTYNSLY